In one window of Aphidius gifuensis isolate YNYX2018 linkage group LG4, ASM1490517v1, whole genome shotgun sequence DNA:
- the LOC122854367 gene encoding U6 snRNA-associated Sm-like protein LSm2 — protein MLFYSFFKSLTGKDVVVELKNDLSICGTLHSVDQYLNIKLTDINVIDTDKYPHMLSVKNCFIRGSVVRYVQLPGDEVDTQLLQDAARKEAVVQTR, from the exons atg ttgttttattcatttttcaagtCATTAACTGGCAAGGACGTTGTTGTTGAACTCAAAAATGATCTCag tATTTGTGGAACATTGCATTCAGTTGATCAATATCTCAACATTAAATTAACAGACATCAATGTAATTGATACAGATAAATATCCACACATG TTGTCAGTAAAAAACTGCTTTATTCGTGGCTCAGTTGTCCGATACGTTCAGCTACCTGGTGATGAAGTTGACACTCAACTTTTGCAAGATGCTGCACGAAAAGAAGCTGTTGTACAAACAcgataa
- the LOC122854368 gene encoding leucine-rich repeat-containing protein let-4-like, whose amino-acid sequence MFRFIILINLLYSLVQLNEATTSEEIPICQYTDGINLNLADSGIRQVNKLFVSSSQVVCLNLKNNEINKIDSRAFDELPNIRYLNLANNYIDYKSYMMTSEYQSVETLVLDEAFLITLDHNTRENCRYYRSCSQYTDKQIEMSIKAPLLKNLYLRYNNITTIKIPLWADNMPNLTYLYLSHNKLKTVDFFKYIPSTLTHLFLDSNQITRFVSKLLHNLKELKMDNNNISTLCGTDNYCEEGMYLKNGINIENLSLSNVSLSTIDPDALEDLHALKNFNLSSNNIHKISKHTFDNLTNLINLDLQSNELVAVPDICALQKLNTLLLNNNNIIRIDDRFACNISSLEILSLNQNKINYIGSGAFHGLPSLKALGLSGNQLEVLTDNWILAENSLQVLYLNDNLFSSIASMTLDNCTGLESVNIAGNPLKTLSLKSLMNLPENTVIDLNQLKTPEVPVCGCDCNAYQQRYGYL is encoded by the coding sequence atgtttcgatttataattttaataaatttattgtacagTTTGGTTCAGTTAAATGAAGCAACAACAAGTGAAGAAATTCCTATCTGTCAATATACTGatggtattaatttaaatctcGCTGACAGTGGTATTCGTCAAGTGAACAAACTTTTTGTGTCAAGCTCTCAAGtggtttgtttaaatttaaaaaacaatgaaattaataaaattgattctcGTGCCTTTGATGAATTACCAAATAttcgatatttaaatttggctaataattatattgattataaatctTATATGATGACAAGTGAATATCAAAGTGTCGAGACACTTGTACTTGATGAAGCATTTTTGATTACATTAGATCACAATACAAGGGAAAATTGTCGTTATTATAGAAGTTGTTCACAATATACagataaacaaattgaaatgtCAATAAAAGCTccactattaaaaaatttatatctacgttacaacaatataacaacaattaaaattccaTTATGGGCAGATAATATGCCTAATTTAACATATCTTTACTTGAGTCATAATAAACTTAAaacagttgatttttttaaatacattccATCAACATTAACTCATCTGTTTCTCGATAGTAATCAAATTACTCGTTTTGTCAGTAAATTACTGCATAATcttaaagaattaaaaatggataataacaatatttcaaCTCTTTGTGGCACTGATAATTATTGTGAAGAAGGAATGTATCTTAAAAAtggaataaatattgaaaatttatcattatcaaatgtCAGCCTTTCAACGATTGATCCAGATGCATTAGAAGATTTACAtgcactaaaaaattttaatttatcatcgaataatattcataaaatttcaaagcatacatttgataatttaacgAACTTAATTAATCTTGATTTGCAATCTAATGAACTTGTTGCTGTTCCTGATATATGTgctcttcaaaaattaaatactctgttgttgaataataataatatcataagaATTGATGATCGTTTTGCTTGTAATATTTCAAGTttagaaatattatcattgaatcaaaataaaataaactacatCGGTTCAGGAGCATTTCATGGCCTGCCATCATTAAAAGCTCTTGGATTATCAGGAAATCAACTGGAAGTGTTGACAGATAATTGGATTCTTGCTGAAAATAGCTtacaagttttatatttaaatgataactTGTTTAGCAGTATTGCAAGTATGACTTTGGATAATTGTACAGGTCTTGAATCAGTTAATATTGCTGGGAATCCATTGAAAACTCTTTCTCTTAAATCTTTGATGAATTTACCTGAAAATACAGTCAttgatttaaatcaattgaagaCTCCGGAAGTTCCAGTGTGTGGATGTGATTGCAATGCGTATCAACAACGTTATGGATATttgtaa
- the LOC122854369 gene encoding 17-beta-hydroxysteroid dehydrogenase 13-like codes for MDLRNKLSIACDIFLFIFTALIDIIRSFFKSLIPRKYRCKKINNEIVLITGGARGLGRLLSIRLAALGAHVVIWGTNETGIKKVVNEIKSLNGKCTGYVCDITDKQEIYKTANIIKKEIGNVTIIINNAGIAYGKAFVDTNDDEIEKIFKINIISHFSINKSFLPEMMKNNHGHIVTISSIAGLIGSYNFTSYSATKFAEVGYHKSLDADLKIGGYDGVQTTLACPYYFHSVGLCPNVKPRFPAALEPNYVAEEIVFGILTNKKNVILPGYFGLFIPFIELLPRQSYIKVMKKICDVDATMESFNNTSNVNEAVANTCMSI; via the exons ATGGATTTACGCAACAAATTGAGTATTgcttgtgatatttttttatttatattcactgcattaattgacattattcgtagtttttttaaatcactgaTACCACGAAAATacagatgtaaaaaaattaataatgaaattgtaTTAATAACTGGTGGAGCTCGTGGACTTGGTAGATTACTTTCAATTAGACTTGCTGCACTTGGAGCTCATGTTGTTATTTGGGGTACTAATGAAACag gtattaaaaaagttgttaatgaaattaaatcattaaatggAAAATGTACTGGCTATGTTTGTGACATAACTGATAaacaagaaatttataaaacagctaatattattaaaaaagaaattggaaAT gttacaataattataaataatgctGGAATTGCATATGGAAAAGCATTTGTTGACACTAATGacgatgaaattgaaaaaatatttaaaataaatataatttctcaTTTTtcg ataaataaatcatttttaccagagatgatgaaaaataatcatggtCATATTGTTACTATTTCGAGTATTGCTGGACTGATTGGttcatataattttactaGTTATTCGGCAACTAAATTTGCAGAGGTTGGCTATCACAAATCATTGGATGCAGATTTAAAG attggTGGATACGATGGAGTTCAAACAACATTGGCATGTCCATATTACTTTCACTCTGTTGGCTTATGTCCAAATGTTAAACCaag attTCCAGCTGCACTCGAACCAAATTACGTAGCTGAGGAAATAGTGTTTGGAATattgacaaacaaaaaaaatgtaattctgCCAGGATATTTTGGATTATTCATTCCTTTTATaga gctTTTACCACGACAATCTTATATTAAAGTAATGAAAAAGATTTGCGATGTCGATGCAACTATGGaatcttttaataataccTCGAATGTTAATGAGGCAGTAGCCAATACTTGTatgtcaatataa
- the LOC122854371 gene encoding E3 ubiquitin-protein ligase MARCHF5-like, translating into MSDNSPPQVSYGRDVHGRAIRVEPGRTRLSGYRLPRIETLRRLSNSFRSDGDSNDTSDTQPATISSEEEITCNSTSIITDPELSVDVTDGASSPLRTSISAPTLSSDDDNKRYCWVCFATDEDDAMALWVKPCHCRGTTKWVHQGCIQRWVDEKQKGRAGAYVSCPQCNTEYIIVYPNMGPLVVILDTIDGIIFRICPFIAGGIVVGTIYWTAVTYGAVTVMQVVGHKDGLTLMEQADPLVLLVGLPTIPIMLVLGKMLRWEDQALGLLRRHACKIPILRHFLPSNCVDDERTQSQEVPPMSDPVSATRILCGALLLPTIASICGKIFFDNINSNFRRTILGGVAFITIKGAFKIYHKQQQYVRQCQRRIMDYTDSNIATYKRQQSTENSQTS; encoded by the exons atgtcagaCAACAGTCCACCACAAGTATCATATGGTCGTGATGTACATGGACGAGCAATAAGAGTTGAACCTGGTAGAACAAGATTATCTGGTTATCGTTTACCTCGAATTGAAACATTACGTCGTTTAAGTAATAGTTTTAGATCAGATGGTGATTCAAATGATACATCAGATACTCAACCAGCAACAATATCATCTGAAGAAGAAATAACATGtaattcaacatcaataataacTGATCCAGAATTATCAGTTGATGTTACTGATGGTGCATCATCACCATTAAGAACATCAATAAGTGCACCAACATTAAGttcagatgatgataataaacgTTATTGTTGGGTTTGTTTTGCAACAGATGAAGATGATGCAATGGCATTATGGGTTAAACCATGTCATTGTCGTGGTACAACAAAATGGGTACATCAAGGTTGTATACAAAGATGGgttgatgaaaaacaaaaaggtaGAGCTGGTGCATATGTATCATGTCCACAATGTAATActgaatatattattgtttatccAAATATGGGACCACTTGTTGTTATATTAGATACAATTGATGGTATTATATTTCGTATTTGTCCATTTATTGCTGGTGGTATTGTTGTTGGTACAATATATTGGACAGCTGTAACATATGGTGCTGTAACTGTTATGCAAGTTGTTGGACATAAAGATGGTTTAACATTAATGGAACAAGCTGATCCATTAGTTTTACTTGTTGGTTTACCAACAATACCAATTATGTTGGTATTAGGTAAAATGTTAAGATGGGAAGATCAAGCACTTGGTTTACTTAGAAGACATGCTTGTAAAATACCAATATTACGTCATTTTTTACCAAGTAAttgtgttgatgatgaaaGAACACAATCACAAGAAGTACCACCAATGAGTGATCCAGTATCAGCAACAAGAATATTATGTGGtgcattattattaccaacaATTGCTAGTATTtgtggtaaaatattttttgataatattaattcaaattttcgtCGTACTATTTTG gGTGGTGTTGCATTTATAACGATAAAAGgagcatttaaaatatatcacaaacaacaacaatatgtAAGACAGTGCCAACGAAGAATAATGGATTATACAGATAGTAATATTGCAACTTACAAAAGACAACAAAGTACTGAAAATAGCCAGACTagttaa
- the LOC122854372 gene encoding 2-aminoethanethiol dioxygenase encodes METLWRQALKTFSGCQNNTYKLCPKNFEKLKYLMNNMTCNDVKVDKTILDIVEKQDAPMSVINIYENNDITIAIFLLKHGVTLPMHDHPGMHGLLKVICGSVKIDTYTIQVEPDEKINYHEGVMAVKHPPIIADKNSSACVLSPDERNFHEIHCTNGPAAFLDILSPPYDIDYEEFDKSIRPCTFFRQSSQDNHSINETNVKLIAFELPSKFYSTNLQYLGPPLR; translated from the exons atggAGACATTATGGCGACAagcattaaaaacattttcaggATGTCAAAATAATACCTACAAATTGTgtccaaaaaattttgaaaaattaaaatatttaatgaataatatgaCATGTAATGATGTCAAagttgataaaacaattttagatattgttgaaaaacAAGATGCACCAATGagtgttataaatatttatgaaaataatgatataacaattgcaatatttttattgaaacatgGTGTCACATTGCCAATGCATGATCATCCTGGTATGCATGGTTTACTCAag gTAATATGTGGAAGTGTTAAAATTGATACGTATACAATTCAAGTTGAACCTGATGAAAAGATTAATTATCATGAAGGTGTAATGGCTGTCAAACATCCACCAATAATTGCTGATAAAAATAGTTCAGCATGTGTTTTATCACCTGATGAAcgtaattttcatgaaatacaTTGTACAAATGGTCCAGCAGCATTTCTTGATATACTAAGTCCACCATATGATATTGATTATGAGGAATTTGATAAGAGCATTAGACCATGTACATTTTTTCGTCAATCATCACAAGATAATCATTCAATAAATGAAactaatgttaaattaattgcatTTGAATTaccatcaaaattttattcaacaaatctTCAGTATCTTGGACCACCATTGAGATGA